One region of Trichosurus vulpecula isolate mTriVul1 chromosome 1, mTriVul1.pri, whole genome shotgun sequence genomic DNA includes:
- the LOC118833803 gene encoding zinc finger protein 883-like — translation MAIPERESYPMMSRFLKDIPQALECRESCKSEEDIEIQIGTVFDKKAPKGERDFNASSNVGTHHQSPTGKPHKCNTCNKSFKCYSDVIKHQRFHTVEKPYECGECGKTFSQSSDVIKHHRIHSGEKPYECSDCGKAFIHSSHVVRHQRIHSGEKPYKCDECGKAFSQGSNLIRHKRIHTGEKPYECGECGKAFNQFSLLIEHERIHTGEKPYECKECGKTFSRCSGFITHQRIHTGEKPYECNECGKTFSRSSDIINHQRIHTGEKPYVCKECGKAFRGWSSFVQHQKIHTGEKPYECNECGKTFIRRTQLTKHQRIHTEVRPHKCDLCGKSFKCHSDIIKHRRIHTGEKPYECEECGKTFSQSSDVVKHHRIHSGEKPYECSVCGKTFIHSSHVVRHQRIHNGEKPYECKECGKAFSQSSNLIRHQRIHTGEKPYECNECGKTFSQSSDAIKHQRIHTGEKPYECKECGKTFIHSSNVVRHQRIHHGENPYECRECGKAFSQSSNLIRHQKIHTGEGPYECNARGKTFNQSVLLTEHQRTHTKMKPKKPDRCEKMLRLNSDVTEHQRIQSEESSFEYKCGKVFSPQQNSSCEYVKENS, via the exons ATGGCAATCCCTGAAAGAGAATCATATCCAATGATGTCCAGattcctgaaagatatcccacaGGCATTGGAATGTCGTGAATCTTGCAAAAGTGAGGAAGATATAGAGATACAGATTGGAACAGTTTTTGACAAGAAAGCTCCTAAAGGGGAGAGAGATTTCAATGCCAGCTCAAATGTTGGTACACATCACCAAAGTCCTACAGGAAAACCTCATAAATGTAATACATGTAACAAAAGCTTCAAATGTTACTCAGATGTTATTAAACATCAAAGATTTCATACTGTAGAAAAACCCTATGAATGtggggaatgtgggaaaacctttAGCCAGAGCTCAGATGTTATTAAACATCATAGaattcattctggagagaaaccttatgaatgcagtgACTGTGGGAAAGCTTTTATTCACAGCTCACATGTAGTtagacatcaaagaattcatagtggagagaaaccctataaatgtgatgaatgtggcAAAGCCTTCAGCCAGGGTTCGAATCTTATACGTcataagagaattcatactggagagaaaccctatgaatgcgGTGAATGTGGCAAAGCTTTTAATCAGTTTTCGTTACTTATTGAACATGAgcgaattcacactggagaaaaaccatatgaatgtaaggaatgtggTAAAACATTCAGTCGATGTTCAGGTTTCATAactcatcagagaattcatactggtgagaaaccttatgaatgtaatgaatgtgggaaaactttcAGTCGAAGCTCAGATATTATTaatcatcagagaattcatactggagagaagccctatgtatgtaaagaatgtggaaaagccttccgAGGCTGGTCAAGCTTTGTTCAGCACCAGAAAATTCATACAGGGGAAAAGccctatgaatgcaatgaatgtgggaaaacctttATCCGGAGAACCCAGCTTACcaaacaccagagaattcacac AGAAGTGAGGCCCCATAAATGTGATCTATGTGGGAAAAGCTTCAAGTGCCATTCAGATATTATTAAACACcggagaattcacactggagaaaaaccctatgaatgtgaggaatgtgggaagaccttcagCCAGAGCTCAGACGTAGTTAAACACCACAGgatccattctggagagaaaccctatgaatgtagtgtctgtggaaagacttttattcACAGCTCACATGTAGTtagacatcagagaattcataatgGAGAGAAACCGTATGAATGCAAAGAATGTGGCAAAGCTTTCAGCCAGAGTTCAAACCTTATACgtcaccagagaattcacactggagaaaaaccttatgaatgtaacgAATGTGGAAAAACATTCAGTCAGAGCTCTGATGCTATtaaacaccagagaattcatactggggagaaaccttatgaatgtaaagaatgtgggaaaactttcATCCATAGTTCAAATGTTGTTAGACATCAAAGAATACATCATGGAGAGAACCCCTATGAATGTAGAGAATGCGGCAAAGCCTTTAGCCAGAGCTCCAATCTTATTCGGCATCAGAAAATTCACACAGGAGAAggaccctatgaatgtaatgcacGTGGGAAAACTTTCAATCAATCTGTGTTActtactgaacatcagagaacccacacaaaaatgaaaccaaaaaaacctGATAGATGTGAGAAAATGCTTAGGCTTAACTCTGATGTCACTGAACACCAGAGAATTCAGAGTGAAGAGAGTTCCTTTGAGTACAAGTGTGGGAAAGTCTTTAGTCCTCAGCAAAACTCTTCATGTGAATATGTAAAGGAAAATTCGTAA